Part of the Cystobacter fuscus DSM 2262 genome is shown below.
CGCTGCTCGGCTCGGCCGTGGGGGCGTTCGTGGGCGGTCAGATGGCGGACCGCCTGGGACGCATCCGGGTGATGGTGGTGGCCTCCATCCTCTTCTCCGTGAGCACGGTGGGCTCGGGGCTCGCCTTCGGGCTCGTGGACCTGAGCCTGTGGCGGCTGGTGGGCGGCATCGCCGTGGGCATCGCCAGCGTCATCGCTCCCGCCTACATCGCGGAGATCGCTCCCGCCCACCTCCGGGGCCGGCTCGGCTCGCTGCAGCAGTTGGCGATCGTCACGGGCATCTTCGCCGCGCTGCTCGTCGACTACGGCATCGCCGCCGGGGCGGGCTCGGCGGAGAACCCCTACTGGTTCGGGCTGTCCGCGTGGCGCTGGATGCTCTTGTCCGAGCTGCCCGTCGCCGTGGCCTATGGCGTGGGCGCCCTCATGATTCCCGAGTCCCCACGCTACCTCGTCGCCAGGCGCCAGGAGGCCAAGGCGCTCACCGTGCTGCGCACCGTGCTGGGCCGCGGCGCCGAGGCGAAGATGGTGGAGATCCGCCGCACGCTCTCCACCGAGGATCACGGCCACTTGAAGGATCTGCGCGGGCGCTTCGGCCTGCTGCCCATCGTCTGGATGGGCATCGGCCTGTCGGTCTTCCAGCAGTTCGTCGGCATCAACGTCATCTTCTACTACTCGAGCGTCCTCTGGCAGGCGGTGGGGTTCTCGGAGCAGAACTCGCTCATCATCACCGTCATCACCAGCGTCACCAACATCGTCACCACGTTCATCGCCATCGCCACGGTGGACCGCTTCG
Proteins encoded:
- a CDS encoding sugar porter family MFS transporter — protein: MGHVREGAMAADGSVSKVVLISSVAALGGFLFGYDTAVINGAVGALASTFQASDTAIGLTVSSALLGSAVGAFVGGQMADRLGRIRVMVVASILFSVSTVGSGLAFGLVDLSLWRLVGGIAVGIASVIAPAYIAEIAPAHLRGRLGSLQQLAIVTGIFAALLVDYGIAAGAGSAENPYWFGLSAWRWMLLSELPVAVAYGVGALMIPESPRYLVARRQEAKALTVLRTVLGRGAEAKMVEIRRTLSTEDHGHLKDLRGRFGLLPIVWMGIGLSVFQQFVGINVIFYYSSVLWQAVGFSEQNSLIITVITSVTNIVTTFIAIATVDRFGRKPLLIIGSVGMALTLGTMAFVFGSAPLDASGAPVLQGSAGTLALVAANLYVFCFGMSWGPVVWVLLGEMFNNRIRAQALALAGSAQWVANFLVSATFPSLRTAGLGIAYGLYTAAAAASLFFVVFFIRETKGKELEDM